A genomic window from Prunus persica cultivar Lovell chromosome G2, Prunus_persica_NCBIv2, whole genome shotgun sequence includes:
- the LOC18784761 gene encoding AP-4 complex subunit epsilon → MEQLKTIGRELAMGSQGGFGQSKEFLDLVKSIGEARSKAEEERIVLLEIETLKRRLSEPEIPKRKMKEYIIRLVYVEMLGHDGSFAYIHAVKMTHDDNLLLKRTGYLAVSLFLSDDHDLIILIVNTIQKDLKSDNYLVVCAALNAVCKLINDETVPAVLPQVVDLLAHPKEAVRKKAIMALHRFYQKSPSSVSHLVSNFRKRLCDNDPGVMGATLCPLFDLITIDVNSYKDLVVSFVSILKQVAERRLPKTYDYHQLPAPFIQIRLLKILALLGNGDKQSSEKMYMVVGDIFRKCDSSSNIGNAVLYECICCVSAIYPNPKLLEQAAQVISRFLKSDSHNLKYMGIDALGRLIKISPEIAEQHQLAVIDCLEDPDDTLKRKTFELLYKMTKSSNVEVIVDRMIDYMISINDNHYKTYIASRCVELAEQFAPSNQWFIQTMNKVFEHAGDLVNVKVAHNLMKLIAEGFGEDDDSADSQLRSSAVESYLRILGEPKLPSVFLQVICWVLGEYGTADGKYSASYITGKLCDVAEAYSNDESVKAYAVTAIMKIYAFEISAQRKVDILPECQSLVEELSASHSTDLQQRAYELQAVISLDAPAVESIMPSDASCEDIEIDKSLSFLNGYVQQALEKGAQPYIPENERSGMLNISNFSNQDQHEALTHGLRFEAYELPKLAVPSRIPPAAVASSTELVPVPEPSYAREIRQPASLPPVSDSGSSELKLRLDGVQRKWGRPTYSTPALSISNSSSSSSQKSANGVTQVDSVSTSNSKARDTYESRRPQVEISPEKQKLASSLFGGSSKTERRQSSANHKVSKANIHASEKPQVPKAAAVHTEVNHEPAPDLLDLGDSTSSTAPTVDPFKQLEGLLDQTEVALTANHGAADAAKTPDVMGLYADTSLSRLSSSVDDPLPTNRDEFNLASELSNATRTAQSGVTQLNKGPNPKDSLEKDALVRQMGVTPTSQNPNLFKDLLG, encoded by the exons ATGGAGCAACTGAAGACCATAGGGCGAGAGCTTGCGATGGGTTCTCAAGGCGGCTTCGGCCAATCCAAGGAGTTCCTGGACCTCGTCAAGTCTATCGGCGAAGCTCGATCCAAGGCCGAAGAAGAGCGCATCGTCCTCCTCGAGATCGAAACCCTAAAACGACGTCTCTCCGAGCCTGAAATCCCCAAGCGCAAGATGAAGGAGTACATCATCCGCCTCGTCTACGTCGAAATGCTCGGCCACGACGGCTCCTTCGCCTACATCCACGCCGTCAAGATGACCCACGACGACAATCTCTTGCTTAAACGCACCGGTTACCTCGCCGTTTCGCTCTTCCTCAGCGACGATCACGATTTGATCATCTTGATCGTCAATACCATCCAGAAGGATCTCAAGTCTGACAATTACCTTGTCGTTTGTGCCGCCCTCAATGCAGTTTGCAAGCTCATCAACGACGAGACTGTGCCTGCCGTTTTGCCCCAGGTCGTGGACCTCCTCGCCCATCCTAAGGAGGCTGTCAGGAAGAAGGCCATCATGGCGCTTCACCGCTTTTATCAGAAATCGCCATCTTCTGTTTCGCATCTGGTCTCCAATTTCAGGAAGCGCCTTTGTGATAACGATCCGGGAGTCATGGGTGCCACGCTCTGCCCGTTGTTTGACCTCATTACAATCGATGTGAATTCTTATAAGGATTTGGTGGTCAGCTTTGTCAGCATTCTCAAACAGGTCGCCGAGCGCAGGTTGCCCAAGACCTACGATTACCATCAGTTGCCGGCGCCCTTTATTCAG ATTAGATTGTTGAAGATCTTGGCATTGTTGGGGAATGGTGATAAGCAATCAAGTGAGAAGATGTATATGGTAGTGGGCGATATTTTTAGGAAGTGCGATTCTTCCAGTAATATAGGAAATGCTGTACTTTATGAGTGTATTTGTTGCGTTTCTGCCATATATCCAAATCCTAAGTTGTTAGAACAGGCTGCTCAAGTCATCTCAAGATTTTTGAAG AGTGACAGTcataatttgaaatatatggGCATCGATGCCCTTGGTCGACTAATAAAGATTAGTCCGGAGATAGCAGAGCAACATCAACTAGCCGTCATTGATTGCTTAGAG GACCCAGATGATACTCTGAAGCGAAAAACATTTGAACTATTGTACAAGATGACCAAGTCCTCCAATGTTGAAGTGATTGTGGATCGTATGATTGATTACATGATTAGCATTAATGATAACCATTACAAAACATATATAGCTTCTAGATGTGTGGAGCTTGCGGAGCAATTTGCACCAAGTAATCAATGGTTTATCCAG ACCATGAATAAAGTGTTTGAACATGCGGGAGATTTGGTAAATGTCAAGGTGGCACATAACTTGATGAAGTTGATTGCTGAGGGATTTGGAGAGGATGATGATTCTGCAGATAGTCAGTTGAGATCATCTGCG GTGGAGTCATATTTGCGTATACTTGGTGAGCCAAAGCTTCCATCTGTATTTCTTCAG gtcatttgttgggttttggggGAATATGGAACTGCTGATGGAAAATATTCTGCTTCCTATATCACTGGGAAGTTATGTGATGTGGCAGAGGCGTATTCAAATGATGAATCCGTCAAG GCTTATGCAGTTACAGCAATCATGAAAATATATGCCTTTGAAATTTCAGCTCAGAGAAAAGTGGATATCCTACCTGAG TGTCAATCTTTGGTGGAAGAATTGTCAGCTTCTCACTCAACAGATCTGCAGCAGCGTGCATATGAATTGCAAGCTGTCATTAGCTTAGATGCTCCTGCAGTTGAGAGTATTATGCCGTCAGACGCTAGTTGTGAAGACATTGAG ATTGATAAAAGCCTTTCATTCCTCAATGGCTACGTCCAGCAAGCACTAGAGAAAGGTGCTCAGCCCTATATTCCCGAGAATGAGCGCTCTGGAATGTTAAATATCAGCAACTTCAGTAACCAAGATCAGCATGAAGCTTTAACCCATGGTCTTAGGTTTGAGGCATATGAGCTTCCAAAGCTAGCTGTGCCATCAAGAATTCCTCCAGCTGCAGTTGCATCCTCAACCGAGCTTGTTCCAGTTCCTGAACCATCTTATGCTAGGGAGATCCGCCAGCCTGCATCATTGCCACCTGTGTCAGATTCAGGATCATCGGAACTTAAGTTACGACTAGATGGTGTTCAAAGAAAATGGGGTAGGCCGACATATTCCACCCCAGCATTGTCGATCTCAAATTCCTCTAGTTCTAGTTCCCAGAAATCAGCAAATGGGGTCACACAAGTAGATAGCGTGAgcacttcaaattcaaaagcacGTGATACTTATGAGTCAAGGCGGCCCCAGGTTGAAATTTCTCCAGAAAAGCAGAAGCTTGCCAGTTCACTGTTTGGGGGATCATCAAAAACCGAGAGGAGGCAGTCTTCTGCCAACCATAAGGTGTCTAAGGCGAATATCCATGCTTCAGAGAAGCCCCAGGTACCAAAGGCAGCAGCTGTACACACTGAAGTTAATCATGAACCTGCTCCAGACTTGCTCGATTTGGGTGACTCAACTAGTAGTACTGCTCCCACTGTAGATCCTTTCAAGCAGTTAGAAGGGCTTCTTGATCAAACTGAAGTTGCATTAACTGCAAATCATGGTGCAGCTGATGCTGCTAAGACACCTGATGTTATGGGATTATATGCAGATACATCTCTCAGCAGGCTCAGTAGCAGTGTTGATGACCCTTTGCCGACCAATAGGGATGAGTTTAATCTTGCATCTGAGTTATCAAATGCTACAAGAACTGCTCAAAGTGGGGTAACACAATTGAATAAGGGTCCTAACCCTAAAGATTCCTTGGAAAAGGATGCACTTGTAAGGCAGATGGGTGTGACCCCAACAAGTCAGAATCCCAACTTGTTTAAAGATTTGCTTGGCTAA
- the LOC18787131 gene encoding TMV resistance protein N isoform X1, translating into MFFKFLFRLMGSSPLPIDFGVEPQLPSDLPLTTTQPPVSSSPSSSSFTHDSSWIYDVFLSFRGEDTRTNFTDHLHEALVRKGIRTFIDRELVRGEEISPALVRAIEESRISLIVFSENYPSSRWCLDELVKILQCKESKQQIVLPIFYKVDPSDVRKQTNSFGDAFKGLIQSKFKDDKEKVLIWKEALRQAANLSGHTFKHGEYEATFINNIVDGILIQVLSSTYWNVAKYPVEIQSHVQDVKKLLDVGGNGRRMVGIWGTSGIGKTTIAKAIWNAIAHEFEGSCFLPNVRENSMPHGGLIKLQKTLLHKYLGNKLKIQSVDEGIGVIKERLRHKKILLILDDVDHLEQLENLAGDDWFGEGSRVIITTKNRGLLENHGIELIYKVKKLDYNQALELFSWHAFGRSEPPKDYLELAQRVIAFADGLPLALTILGSHLRNRSIGSWQVILDGYKGEPYTHIERILQKSYDALDDDAKEVFLDIACFFKDASKDVVLQIVPKNCIEVLVDKAMITVEWDQRILMHDLLQKLGKDIVHKESPNDPGKRSRLWFYEDVIQVLMESTGTRKIKGIMVKLPEPAEITLNPECFRNMVNLQIFINHNASLCGDINYLPNALRFIDWPNCQLQSLPSEFHPVRLAVCNMPAGRIKRLEKLKIMSNLTSMNLSGCKFLEKISDLSGIPNITNLNLSDCTNLVEIDDSVGLLDKLVRLNLDGCGRLTRFATRLRSNSLMELSLVGCRRLESFPEIEMESLFSLDMEGSGVRKFPSSISKCFNLRMLKLRRCKNLLEIPEQALPPTLTYVVIDCCPSLEKIPKVSWVSLDNRTSLEQIPGRIEIWLYNCFRLRGNDITENIFLNLVSVSHFDIRLPGDEVPKWFSCRKDGTTVRPYFFTGPGTKKYNGGCEVSFEIPPNLKWEMLRLVLCVAGTGAYAKILVNGKLVNSDEFGTELFDDSHVGFICIPLMNRESGEPPRLKQGNICQVIFGLTRLRRTPLKVSCGVHLLGHQVDVRETDGTQWLADLMAVDYDDYEHHVYYDDDDDDNVDDDDDEHDVDDDDDNDDDVDDDDDDQHQENELLSLPSASETSLGKRPRSSDFGT; encoded by the exons ATGTTCTTCAAATTCTTATTCAGGCTTATGGGGAgttccccattgccaattgattttggggtggaacctcaacttccttcagaTCTGCCCCTTACAACCACTCAACCACCagtctcttcttctccttcttcttcttctttcactCATGATTCATCATGGATATATGatgtgtttttgagttttagaGGTGAAGATACACGCACCAATTTTACAGATCATTTGCACGAGGCTTTAGTCCGTAAGGGAATCCGAACCTTCATTGATCGAGAGCTTGtaagaggagaagaaatatcGCCAGCCCTTGTCAGAGCAATTGAAGAATCAAGAATTTCTCTCATTGTATTCTCTGAAAACTATCCATCTTCGAGATGGTGCTTGGATGAACTTGTCAAGATCCTTCAATGTAAAGAATCAAAGCAACAAATAGTTTTGCCCATTTTTTACAAGGTGGATCCGTCGGATGTACGAAAGCAAACAAATAGTTTTGGAGATGCATTTAAAGGCCTTATTCAAAGCAAATTCAAGGATGACAAGGAGAAAGTGCTCATATGGAAGGAAGCTCTTAGACAAGCAGCAAATTTGTCCGGACATACTTTCAAACATGGAGA GTATGAAGCTACATTTATCAACAACATTGTTGATGGAATCTTAATCCAAGTACTGAGCAGCACATATTGGAATGTGGCCAAGTACCCAGTTGAAATTCAGTCTCATGTACAAGATGTGAAAAAGCTTTTAGATGTTGGTGGGAATGGTCGTCGCATGGTTGGGATATGGGGGACATCTGGAATAGGCAAGACAACAATTGCAAAAGCTATATGGAATGCAATTGCCCATGAGTTTGAAGGAAGTTGTTTCTTGCCAAATGTCAGGGAAAATTCAATGCCACATGGAGGCTTAATCAAGCTACAGAAGACTCTTCTTCATAAGTATCTAGGCAACAAGTTGAAAATTCAGAGTGTTGATGAAGGAATCGGTGTTATAAAAGAACGGCTGAGGCATAAAAAGATTCTATTAATTCTTGACGATGTGGACCACTTGGAGCAGTTAGAAAACTTGGCTGGAGATGATTGGTTTGGTGAGGGTAGTAGAGTAATCATTACTACAAAAAATAGGGGATTGCTAGAAAATCATGGGATTGAGTTGATATACAAGGTGAAGAAGTTAGATTACAACCAAGCTCTTGAGCTTTTCAGTTGGCATGCATTCGGAAGGAGTGAACCTCCAAAAGATTATTTGGAACTCGCACAACGTGTAATAGCTTTTGCCGATGGCCTTCCACTAGCTCTAACAATTTTAGGTTCTCATCTTCGTAATAGAAGTATTGGAAGTTGGCAAGTTATATTAGATGGTTACAAAGGAGAACCTTATACGCATATTGAAAGAATACTTCAAAAAAGTTATGATGCCTTGGATGATGACGCGAAAGAAGTTTTTCTCGACATTGCATGTTTCTTCAAGGATGCAAGTAAGGACGTTGTGCTACAAATAGTCCCTAAAAATTGCATTGAAGTACTAGTTGATAAGGCAATGATAACTGTTGAATGGGATCAGAGGATTTTAATGCACGACTTGCTACAAAAACTGGGCAAGGATATAGTTCACAAAGAATCCCCCAATGATCCCGGCAAGCGTAGTAGATTGTGGTTTTACGAGGATGTCATACAAGTTCTAATGGAAAGTACT GGAACAAGAAAGATTAAAGGCATCATGGTGAAGCTTCCAGAACCAGCTGAGATAACTTTGAATCCAGAGTGCTTCCGTAATATGGTgaatcttcaaattttcataaacCATAATGCATCTCTATGTGGGGACATTAACTATCTGCCCAACGCGTTAAGATTTATTGATTGGCCTAATTGTCAATTACAATCTTTGCCATCCGAGTTTCATCCGGTACGTCTTGCTGTGTGCAATATGCCCGCGGGTCGTATCAAACGATTGGAGAAATTGAAG ATTATGTCAAACCTGACATCAATGAATTTAAGTGGTTGTAAATTCTTAGAAAAAATTTCTGACTTATCCGGAATCCCAAACATAACGAACTTGAATCTAAGTGACTGTACAAATTTAGTTGAGATTGATGATTCTGTTGGACTCCTTGATAAACTTGTTCGATTGAATCTTGATGGATGCGGTAGGCTTACGAGGTTTGCAACAAGACTTAGATCGAACTCCCTGATGGAACTTTCCCTTGTTGGTTGCCGAAGGCTTGAGAGTTTCCCAGAAATAGAGATGGAATCACTATTTAGTTTGGACATGGAAGGAAGTGGCGTAAGAAAATTCCCTTCATCAATTAGCAAATGTTTCAACTTGCGTATGCTTAAATTGCGTCGTTGCAAGAATCTTCTGGAAATTCCAGAACAAGCGCTTCCACCAACATTAACTTATGTAGTCATTGATTGCTGCCCATCATtggaaaaaattccaaaagtgTCTTGGGTTTCGCTGGATAACCGCACATCATTGGAGCAAATTCCAGGAAGGATAGAGATATGGTTGTACAATTGCTTTAGACTACGAGGCAACGACATCacagaaaatatttttctgaATCTGGTTTCTGTTTCTCATTTCGACATTCGTCTTCCAGGCGATGAAGTTCCAAAGTGGTTCAGCTGTCGTAAAGATGGAACAACAGTTAGACCTTATTTTTTTACAGGTCCTGGAACAAAGAAATACAATGGTGGATGTGAAGTTAGTTTTGAAATTCCTCCAAATTTAAAATGGGAGATGTTAAGATTGGTTCTATGTGTTGCTGGTACTGGTGCTTATGCCAAGATTCTTGTCAATGGAAAACTCGTAAATTCGGATGAGTTTGGTACTGAATTATTTGATGATAGTCATGTGGGGTTCATATGTATTCCATTAATGAATCGTGAGTCAGGAGAACCACCGAGGTTGAAGCAGGGCAATATCTGTCAAGTTATATTTGGCTTGACAAGATTACGGCGGACACCCCTTAAAGTATCCTGCGGGGTCCACCTGTTAGGCCACCAGGTTGATGTCCGTGAGACTGATGGGACGCAGTGGTTGGCAGATTTGATGGCAGTTGACTATGATGATTATGAGCACCATGTTTactatgatgatgatgacgacgaCAATGTTGACGACGATGATGATGAGCACGATGttgacgatgatgatgataatgacGACGATGttgacgatgatgatgatgatcaacACCAAGAAAACGAATTGCTTTCCTTGCCTTCAGCATCAGAGACTAGTCTTGGCAAGAGGCCTCGGTCATCAGATTTCGGCACTTGA
- the LOC18787094 gene encoding protein ZINC INDUCED FACILITATOR 1, giving the protein MAEESREALLKKVYYENCPGCKVEQRKELQRGLPIKMLVAVWLVVLSAALPISSLFPFLYFMIRDLQIAKREEDIGYYAGYVGASFMIGRVLTSIFWGVVADRYGRKPVIIIGIAAVVIFNTLFGLSVNFWMAISTRFLLGCLNGLLGPIKAYASEAFREEHQALGMSTVSVAWGIGLIIGPALGGFLAQPADKYPNIFSQNSIFGRFPYFLPCLCISVFAFGVCIASFWLPETLHKHNGNIRLQDDSFEALETASYGSFANEGKQKTEEQIPKENLFKNWPLMSAIIVYCVYSLHDMAYTEIFSLWAVSPRKLGGLSFSTENVGEVLAISGFGLFVFQITLYPFVERLLGPVMIARIGGIITIPLLSSYPFIAMLSGFSLYLMLNIASVLKNVLSITIVTGMFILQNKAVDQRQRGAANGISMTAMSLFKAIGPAAGGALFSWAQTRLDAAILPGSQMIFFILNVVEAIAVLMTFKPFLTLRHE; this is encoded by the exons ATGGCTGAGGAGAGCAGAGAGGCGCTGCTGAAGAAGGTTTACTATGAGAATTGCCCTGGCTGTAAGGTTGAACAGCGTAAAGAGTTGCAAAGAGGGTTGCCCATTAAAATGCTTGTCGCTGTATGGCTTGTTGTTCTTTCAGCTG CGCTGCCGATATCGTCTCTCTTTCCATTTCTTTACTTTATG ATCAGGGATTTGCAAATTGCTAAAAGAGAGGAAGACATTGGCTACTATGCGGGTTATGTAG GGGCTTCATTTATGATTGGCAGAGTTTTGACATCAATTTTTTGGGGAGTGGTGGCTGATCGCTACGGTCGTAAACCTGTCATAATAATAGGGATTGCTGCAGT GGTTATTTTCAACACTCTATTTGGACTCAGTGTAAATTTTTGGATGGCCATTTCTACACGCTTTCTTCTTGGATGTTTGAATGGTTTACTTGGACCAATAAAG GCATACGCAAGTGAAGCCTTTCGAGAAGAACACCAAGCTTTAGGCATGTCAACA GTTAGTGTGGCCTGGGGTATCGGATTGATCATTGGCCCAGCTTTGGGAGGCTTCCTGGCCCAG CCAGCAGACAAGTATCCAAATATATTTTCCCAAAACTCCATATTTGGGAG GTTTCCGTACTTCTTGCCTTGCCTATGTATATCGGTTTTTGCATTTGGAGTATGCATTGCTTCTTTCTGGCTTCCG GAAACTTTACACAAGCACAATGGAAATATTAGATTGCAAGATGATTCTTTTGAAGCTCTAGAAACTGCATCCTATGGGTCTTTTGCAAatgaaggaaaacaaaaaactgaaGAACAGATACCTAAAGAAAACCTCTTCAAGAATTGGCCCTTAATGTCAGCAATCATTGTTTATTGTGTATACTCACTCCATGACATGGCTTATACAGAG ATATTTTCATTATGGGCTGTGAGTCCTCGAAAGCTTGGGGGTTTGAGCTTTTCAACTGAGAATGTTGGTGAAGTTCTTGCAATTTCAG GTTTTGGTCTTTTTGTGTTCCAAATCACCCTATACCCGTTTGTGGAAAGGCTTCTTGGTCCTGTAATGATTGCTCGCATTGGAGGG ATTATCACAATACCTCTGCTGTCAAGTTACCCGTTTATAGCAATGTTATCGGGGTTCTCCCTCTACCTGATGTTAAATATTGCATCTGTGCTGAAGAATGTCTTATCT ATCACAATTGTAACTGGAATGTTCATTCTCCAAAACAAAGCTGTG GACCAAAGACAAAGAGGTGCCGCGAATGGAATTTCTATGACGGCAATGTCTCTGTTCAAGGCAATTGGTCCAGCTGCTGGTGGTGCACT GTTTTCTTGGGCTCAAACACGTCTGGATGCTGCCATCCTACCTG GTAGCCAGATGattttcttcatcttgaaTGTGGTAGAGGCAATCGCTGTTCTGATGACATTCAAGCCGTTTCTCACTCTACGTCATGAATAG